Proteins from a single region of Chryseomicrobium sp. FSL W7-1435:
- a CDS encoding glycerol-3-phosphate acyltransferase — translation MIQLGYWLLSYLIGTVLTAWFVGKWKGVDLRDHESGNLGARNAGTVLGKDAFIVTFLGDAGKGALIVWLGHQLNLSLVSVAIGAIAVTLGHLFPIWLKGRGGKGIATFIGVALAFHPISFLAVIAVMLIGLALTKSATLSMNLAFPAYAVALFFENVIFGFLFLLLVIIILWRHRFDTKESLDEAWWHSK, via the coding sequence ATGATTCAGTTAGGCTATTGGCTACTCAGCTATTTAATTGGTACAGTGCTGACCGCATGGTTCGTAGGCAAATGGAAAGGCGTCGACTTGAGAGACCATGAAAGTGGCAATCTCGGAGCACGCAATGCAGGTACAGTGCTCGGCAAAGATGCATTCATTGTGACATTTTTAGGCGACGCTGGGAAAGGCGCACTCATCGTCTGGCTTGGCCACCAGCTCAATCTCTCACTGGTTTCAGTTGCCATAGGGGCTATCGCGGTAACACTCGGTCACCTCTTCCCCATTTGGTTAAAGGGGCGAGGCGGTAAAGGAATCGCTACCTTTATAGGAGTGGCTTTAGCATTTCACCCTATTTCCTTCTTAGCTGTCATCGCCGTGATGTTGATTGGACTTGCCTTAACAAAAAGCGCTACACTTTCCATGAATCTTGCTTTTCCTGCCTATGCAGTAGCTCTATTTTTTGAAAATGTTATATTCGGCTTCCTATTTTTATTGCTCGTCATCATTATCCTATGGCGCCATCGATTTGATACAAAAGAGTCCTTGGACGAAGCATGGTGGCACTCTAAATAA
- a CDS encoding DegV family protein: protein MTKIAWVTDSSVFPSEKLRNHPDVHIVPLTIHFDNEIFQDGVTISKSEVYDRLAKDKEKAKTSQPPAGEFAKLYEELKESYDEIIAVHLSNELSGTFASSKSGAEIAEVDVHLVDSHSLSAGITGLLEHGIGLQEQGHTAEEIADALRARVKDFENYILIGSLDQLYRGGRLSSAQFYLGNLLKIKPIIHIAPNGKLNEGEKVRSMKKAKQALLDKVAASSEKHTIKKIYLMHGNCAEEANEFAASLRTVAPNSEIIVDDISTVLAVHAGQGTLATLWYND, encoded by the coding sequence ATGACAAAAATTGCATGGGTTACAGATAGCAGTGTTTTTCCTTCAGAGAAATTAAGAAACCATCCAGATGTTCATATTGTGCCATTGACGATTCATTTTGATAATGAAATTTTTCAAGACGGTGTGACCATTTCAAAATCGGAAGTTTACGATCGCTTAGCTAAAGATAAGGAAAAAGCTAAAACATCACAACCTCCAGCTGGTGAGTTTGCAAAGCTGTATGAAGAGTTGAAAGAATCGTACGATGAAATTATCGCCGTTCACTTATCCAATGAACTGAGCGGTACCTTTGCTTCTTCTAAAAGTGGCGCAGAAATCGCTGAAGTAGACGTCCATTTAGTGGATTCACATTCGCTTTCAGCAGGTATAACAGGACTACTCGAACACGGCATTGGCTTACAAGAACAAGGTCACACAGCTGAAGAAATCGCCGATGCACTTCGTGCGAGAGTAAAAGATTTTGAAAACTACATCTTAATTGGAAGTCTTGATCAACTTTACCGTGGTGGTCGCTTAAGTAGTGCACAGTTTTATTTAGGCAATCTCTTAAAGATCAAGCCTATCATCCACATTGCTCCAAATGGTAAGTTAAATGAAGGTGAAAAAGTACGGTCGATGAAGAAGGCTAAACAAGCGCTTCTTGATAAAGTGGCTGCCTCTTCTGAGAAGCACACTATTAAGAAGATTTATTTAATGCACGGTAATTGCGCAGAAGAAGCCAATGAGTTTGCTGCTTCCCTTCGCACTGTTGCGCCAAACAGTGAAATCATCGTGGATGATATTAGCACAGTGCTGGCAGTTCACGCAGGCCAAGGCACACTTGCAACGCTTTGGTACAACGATTAA
- a CDS encoding GNAT family N-acetyltransferase, producing the protein MTEDLVVVSTPVDQETWQEISELVAAASSQDSISYASILGVENLKDPHFYGFCLLAYSQETDELLGFASAIDPINTRDYEWSIMVHPERRSKELGVRMYGRLSEEFEKRNFHSQTAMNPSNSPQSAAFLKKLGYEYAYSERTMKALAKPVELDAGLEIRIYEGATDREDLKAIIENAFGDSSDEVEALIEFTTHAPNRQFFLAHSGDDAVGAMTIVRESERVWVTALAVHSMARGQGVASNLLRYAQQYAHNEGMKTVYLDVETDNETALSIYERVGFQTVNHTKYWKK; encoded by the coding sequence ATGACAGAAGATTTAGTAGTCGTGTCGACACCTGTTGACCAGGAAACATGGCAAGAAATCAGTGAACTCGTTGCCGCTGCTTCATCTCAGGACAGCATCAGCTACGCATCGATTTTAGGTGTAGAAAACTTGAAAGACCCACATTTTTACGGCTTTTGTCTACTGGCTTATAGCCAAGAAACAGATGAGTTATTAGGCTTTGCTTCGGCGATTGACCCGATCAATACTCGGGACTATGAATGGAGTATCATGGTTCATCCAGAACGTCGAAGTAAAGAACTTGGTGTGCGGATGTATGGACGACTCAGTGAAGAATTTGAGAAACGCAATTTCCATTCTCAAACGGCCATGAATCCTTCCAACAGCCCCCAATCTGCGGCTTTTCTAAAAAAACTTGGGTATGAATATGCTTATTCAGAGCGCACGATGAAAGCACTCGCAAAACCAGTAGAATTAGATGCAGGGTTAGAAATAAGAATCTATGAAGGGGCGACAGATCGAGAGGATTTGAAAGCCATCATTGAAAACGCATTTGGTGATTCTTCTGATGAAGTGGAAGCACTGATTGAATTCACAACTCATGCACCGAATCGCCAATTCTTCTTGGCGCATTCCGGCGATGATGCCGTGGGTGCTATGACCATCGTCCGTGAAAGTGAACGCGTTTGGGTGACAGCACTTGCTGTACATTCCATGGCTCGTGGACAAGGCGTGGCTAGCAATCTTCTGCGGTATGCGCAACAATACGCACATAATGAAGGCATGAAGACGGTCTATCTCGATGTGGAGACGGACAATGAGACGGCGTTGTCGATTTATGAGCGTGTTGGTTTTCAGACCGTGAACCATACTAAGTATTGGAAGAAGTAG
- a CDS encoding ABC transporter ATP-binding protein yields the protein MRTVLSYLKPYKGLVILALFLMFLELAVELAQPLLIAKIIDDGILANDPQVIINLGIWMVVISFIAFFGAITNTVIASHIVQSYGYDIRMALFRKVQDFTMTAFLRFPNASLITRLTTDVTMTQNVIFMGLRIMLRAPLIVIGSIIMAFIVNPSLAVYLVIGFPFLLIFMYWMSVKGMKMFTRVQQALDRLNRQIQENLQAVRLIKAYLRGRYESERFSGVAGELRSVNITAFRIMEFILPVLLLVMNISLLAVLWFGADLVNTGQAPLGDLVAIVNYVMRMTGAFSMFAFIIIFFSRAKASSERMEEVLLVDEELEVGLGSGKSPRRAFGEIEFENVSFRYPNTKEWVLQDVSFTLASGQKLAVMGATGAGKSTLFNLIPRFFEVTRGTIRIDGLAVEQWPLRELRETIGYVPQQSILFTGSIEENLGWGDTEAEQEWLVNAARKAQIHSSIEEFPNQYQTRVGQKGVNLSGGQKQRLSIARAIVRRPEILLLDDSTSALDVNTENALWQALDEESATMLVITQKIRTARGADAILLLNEGKVAGFGSHDELMQTSELYRAIAQSQQEGGDEHELLS from the coding sequence ATGAGAACCGTTCTCTCCTATTTAAAACCCTACAAGGGTCTAGTTATTCTTGCGTTATTTTTAATGTTTTTGGAGCTAGCTGTTGAGCTTGCCCAGCCGCTTTTAATTGCTAAAATAATTGATGATGGTATTTTAGCAAATGATCCTCAGGTGATTATAAACCTCGGTATATGGATGGTCGTCATTTCATTTATTGCCTTTTTCGGAGCTATCACCAACACAGTGATTGCTTCTCACATCGTACAAAGCTATGGCTATGACATCCGCATGGCACTTTTCCGGAAGGTGCAGGACTTTACAATGACGGCATTTCTGCGATTTCCAAATGCCAGCTTGATTACCCGGCTGACGACAGATGTTACCATGACGCAAAACGTTATCTTCATGGGGTTACGCATCATGTTGCGTGCTCCACTTATTGTTATCGGAAGTATCATAATGGCGTTTATCGTCAATCCTTCGCTGGCCGTGTACCTCGTGATCGGATTCCCATTCCTCCTCATCTTCATGTACTGGATGAGTGTCAAAGGGATGAAGATGTTCACACGTGTCCAACAAGCATTAGATCGCCTCAATCGTCAAATTCAAGAAAACCTTCAAGCAGTTCGCTTGATTAAAGCTTATTTACGTGGCCGTTATGAGTCGGAGAGGTTTAGTGGCGTCGCGGGAGAATTGCGCTCTGTCAACATCACCGCGTTCCGTATTATGGAATTTATTTTACCTGTGTTATTACTCGTGATGAATATCAGTTTGCTAGCTGTACTTTGGTTTGGAGCAGATCTAGTCAACACAGGTCAAGCGCCTCTGGGTGACCTGGTCGCCATCGTCAACTATGTGATGCGTATGACGGGTGCTTTCTCGATGTTTGCGTTCATTATCATTTTCTTCTCCCGTGCAAAAGCATCAAGTGAGCGTATGGAAGAAGTACTCCTTGTGGATGAAGAGCTTGAAGTAGGTCTAGGTTCTGGGAAGTCCCCACGACGTGCATTCGGAGAAATTGAATTTGAAAATGTTTCTTTCCGTTATCCGAACACCAAGGAATGGGTCCTGCAAGACGTTTCATTTACACTGGCTTCTGGTCAGAAGCTGGCAGTGATGGGGGCGACAGGGGCAGGGAAGTCCACGCTGTTCAACCTGATCCCTCGTTTCTTTGAGGTGACCCGTGGGACGATCCGTATAGACGGACTGGCTGTTGAGCAGTGGCCATTACGTGAATTGCGTGAAACAATCGGCTATGTGCCGCAACAATCCATTTTGTTTACAGGCAGTATTGAAGAAAACCTTGGTTGGGGAGATACCGAAGCCGAGCAAGAATGGCTCGTGAACGCTGCCCGTAAAGCGCAGATTCATTCTTCTATAGAAGAATTCCCGAATCAATACCAGACACGTGTGGGTCAAAAAGGCGTCAATTTGTCAGGTGGTCAAAAGCAGCGACTGTCGATTGCGCGAGCGATTGTGCGTCGACCGGAAATCCTCTTGTTAGACGACAGTACAAGTGCTCTTGACGTCAACACGGAAAATGCCTTGTGGCAAGCACTAGATGAAGAGTCTGCAACTATGCTGGTCATCACGCAAAAAATTCGGACGGCACGTGGTGCTGACGCCATCCTTCTCTTGAATGAAGGGAAAGTGGCAGGCTTTGGTTCTCACGATGAATTAATGCAGACTTCAGAATTGTATAGGGCCATTGCCCAGTCTCAACAGGAAGGGGGCGATGAACATGAGCTTCTTTCGTAA
- a CDS encoding ABC transporter ATP-binding protein, translating to MSFFRKPFGYEPILTKEDINGTSEKKVDKASDWKSVLYRIWQFVDEQRFLLIVVLILVLISSVLALAGPYLVGRIIDDYITNRDLTGLSVIIIWLAVIYVGWSVSLYLQNFWMIGIAQQTIYRLRTTLISHLQKLPVSFFDRRQHGELMSRVTNDIENVSQTLNTSFIQVFSSILTLVGTTVVMLLLSPLMTVITLTIVPVMFVAIRWITKRTSKLFKEQQKAVGELNGMIEETISGQRIVKAFSQEERMMHEFSTKSMRLRNTGFWALTYSGFIPKVMNLLNNLSFTMVAAIGGILAFYDQITIGEIVIFTEYARQFTRPLNDLSNQFNTVLSAIAGAERVFKIIDEEPEEDTGRKENAVTLKGHVALQDVVFRYNKEEPHPIIDHVSFEVRPGQTAALVGATGAGKTTIMQLLARFYETDAGEIRIDGIRIQDIPRETLRSQMAFVLQDPFLFEMSVMENIRYGKLNATDEEVMDAAKQANAHDFIMKLSDGYQTVLNADGGEISQGQKQLLSIARALVADPAVLLLDEATSSIDTVTEMKIQDALERLMEGRTSFVIAHRLNTVRQADMIFVMEQGRLVEGGPQKKLLEQKGRYYQMLMSGKEENE from the coding sequence ATGAGCTTCTTTCGTAAACCGTTTGGCTATGAGCCCATTTTAACTAAAGAGGATATTAACGGAACCTCTGAAAAGAAAGTGGACAAAGCTTCGGACTGGAAATCAGTGTTGTACCGGATTTGGCAGTTTGTTGATGAACAACGCTTCTTATTGATTGTTGTTTTGATCCTAGTATTGATTTCATCGGTTTTAGCTCTTGCAGGCCCTTATTTAGTAGGTAGAATTATAGATGACTATATTACAAATCGTGATCTAACAGGGTTGTCTGTCATTATCATCTGGCTAGCTGTCATTTATGTAGGTTGGTCTGTAAGTTTGTATTTGCAAAACTTTTGGATGATTGGAATTGCGCAACAAACGATTTACCGTTTGCGCACAACCCTGATTAGTCATTTGCAAAAACTGCCGGTGTCCTTCTTTGATCGACGCCAGCACGGGGAATTGATGTCCCGTGTAACGAATGATATTGAAAACGTCAGTCAGACATTGAATACATCATTTATTCAAGTGTTCTCCAGTATTCTGACACTGGTAGGGACAACGGTCGTCATGCTATTACTGAGCCCTCTTATGACAGTCATAACGTTAACAATCGTGCCAGTCATGTTTGTGGCGATACGCTGGATTACAAAGCGCACGTCAAAACTTTTTAAAGAACAACAAAAAGCAGTCGGTGAACTGAACGGGATGATTGAAGAAACAATTTCCGGTCAGCGTATTGTCAAAGCGTTCTCCCAAGAAGAGCGTATGATGCATGAGTTTTCAACGAAAAGTATGCGCCTTCGAAATACAGGGTTTTGGGCACTGACCTACTCAGGATTTATCCCAAAAGTAATGAACTTATTGAATAACTTGAGCTTTACAATGGTAGCAGCCATTGGAGGAATATTGGCATTTTATGATCAGATTACGATTGGTGAAATTGTCATCTTTACAGAGTATGCCCGCCAGTTTACGCGTCCTTTGAATGACCTTTCTAACCAGTTCAATACGGTCCTTTCGGCTATTGCTGGAGCAGAACGTGTGTTTAAAATTATTGATGAAGAGCCAGAGGAAGATACGGGTCGCAAAGAAAATGCAGTGACTTTGAAGGGGCATGTGGCATTGCAAGATGTCGTTTTCCGTTACAACAAGGAAGAACCGCACCCAATCATTGATCATGTTTCATTTGAAGTACGACCTGGTCAGACAGCAGCGTTAGTTGGAGCAACAGGTGCTGGAAAGACAACAATCATGCAATTGCTGGCGCGTTTTTATGAGACAGATGCGGGAGAGATTCGAATCGATGGTATTCGTATTCAAGACATTCCGCGAGAGACATTGCGCAGTCAGATGGCCTTTGTGCTACAAGATCCATTCCTATTTGAGATGTCCGTGATGGAAAATATTCGTTACGGAAAATTGAATGCAACGGATGAAGAAGTGATGGACGCTGCTAAGCAAGCCAATGCTCATGATTTCATTATGAAGTTATCTGACGGTTACCAGACGGTACTGAATGCGGATGGTGGCGAGATTTCACAAGGACAGAAACAGTTGTTGTCTATTGCGCGAGCACTTGTTGCCGATCCAGCCGTCTTGTTACTTGATGAAGCAACATCTAGTATAGATACCGTGACAGAGATGAAAATTCAAGATGCATTGGAACGTCTAATGGAAGGGCGCACAAGTTTTGTTATCGCCCATAGATTGAATACCGTGCGACAAGCTGATATGATTTTTGTAATGGAACAAGGACGTCTCGTCGAGGGAGGTCCACAAAAGAAGCTACTTGAACAGAAGGGGCGCTATTATCAAATGCTCATGTCTGGAAAGGAAGAAAACGAATGA
- a CDS encoding nitroreductase produces MNVREAIETRRSIKKFNGQAVSKEQMKEIVEAGTWAPNHGTREPWRLVGAVGESMDRMLEAIKEVAVPKWRDMSEDELNSALTKFMQPGAVLFIVVPEDARQKERMEDFGAASAMIQNMQLAAWEMGIGSCWKTPPFIDNPKFRSTLGVKPGERIISMLQFGYFDEAPKAKPRKPAEDILEFFE; encoded by the coding sequence ATGAACGTACGTGAAGCTATTGAAACAAGACGATCAATTAAAAAATTTAACGGACAAGCAGTATCGAAAGAACAAATGAAAGAAATAGTAGAGGCAGGAACTTGGGCTCCTAACCATGGAACTCGTGAACCTTGGCGATTAGTAGGTGCTGTCGGAGAATCTATGGATCGTATGCTAGAAGCCATCAAAGAGGTAGCCGTACCGAAGTGGCGTGACATGAGCGAAGACGAGCTGAACAGTGCTTTAACTAAATTTATGCAACCCGGCGCTGTTTTATTTATAGTAGTGCCAGAAGATGCACGTCAGAAAGAACGCATGGAAGACTTTGGTGCAGCGAGTGCTATGATTCAAAACATGCAATTAGCAGCTTGGGAAATGGGCATCGGGTCTTGCTGGAAAACACCACCTTTTATAGACAATCCGAAATTCCGCTCAACACTTGGCGTGAAGCCTGGTGAGCGCATTATTAGTATGCTGCAGTTTGGGTATTTTGATGAAGCGCCTAAAGCTAAGCCACGTAAACCGGCTGAAGATATTTTAGAATTTTTCGAGTAA
- a CDS encoding glycerophosphodiester phosphodiesterase, translated as MKIFAHRGCSGAYPENTLAAFRAASELPIEGIELDVHLTKDGELVVIHDELVDRTTDGTGFVKDMTIDQLRLLDAGSWKGSRFEGERIPFLSEVLELFTETQHILNIELKSDIFPYPGMADKVMALVQFMELEERAILSSFDHEVVRYLSSEYPHIQTGCLTMEVMVDFPDYLKKLSASAAHVLFPTALRQMGQELKAAGIPIRAFTVNDESYADLLAQAGVEAIFTDYPERFIQQKSVSSLE; from the coding sequence ATGAAAATTTTTGCACACAGAGGTTGTTCGGGCGCTTACCCAGAGAACACGTTAGCAGCATTCCGAGCGGCAAGTGAATTGCCAATTGAAGGGATTGAACTGGACGTTCACTTAACGAAAGACGGTGAGCTCGTTGTCATCCACGATGAACTTGTTGACCGGACAACTGATGGGACAGGCTTTGTAAAGGACATGACAATCGATCAGCTGCGTCTACTGGATGCAGGGAGTTGGAAGGGGTCGCGATTTGAGGGCGAACGTATACCATTTCTTTCTGAAGTTCTGGAGCTTTTTACTGAAACCCAGCATATCCTGAACATTGAATTGAAGTCGGATATTTTTCCTTATCCGGGCATGGCAGACAAGGTCATGGCGCTTGTTCAATTCATGGAGCTGGAAGAGCGGGCCATTCTTTCCTCATTTGATCATGAAGTAGTGCGTTATCTTTCCAGTGAATATCCACATATCCAAACAGGCTGTCTGACGATGGAAGTGATGGTCGATTTTCCGGACTACTTGAAGAAACTGTCTGCATCTGCTGCCCACGTCTTGTTTCCAACAGCTCTTCGTCAAATGGGACAAGAGCTTAAGGCTGCGGGAATTCCGATACGTGCCTTTACTGTGAATGATGAATCCTACGCAGATCTTCTTGCACAAGCAGGAGTGGAAGCTATTTTTACGGACTACCCAGAACGTTTTATTCAACAAAAATCAGTATCTTCTCTGGAATAA